Proteins encoded in a region of the Anoxybacillus amylolyticus genome:
- a CDS encoding amino acid ABC transporter ATP-binding protein, whose protein sequence is MIEVCNLRKSFGANEILKGINLTVKKGEKVVIIGPSGSGKSTFLRCLNFLEVPTSGTVKIDGHYFVKPNEKLNEKHIAALRTEIGMVFQRFNLFPTMTAIENVMAAQIKIRKKSKEAARKTAEKYLKKVGLSERMHYYPSQLSGGQQQRVAIARALAMEPKAMLFDEATSALDPELVGEVLNVIRELADEGMTMVLVTHEMKFAKEVADRIIFMDGGVIVEEGHPQEFFSSPKEERTKAFIKKVEH, encoded by the coding sequence ATGATTGAAGTTTGTAATCTTAGAAAATCATTCGGAGCTAATGAAATTTTAAAAGGAATTAATTTAACCGTGAAAAAAGGGGAAAAAGTTGTCATTATCGGTCCTTCTGGTTCAGGAAAATCGACCTTTCTCAGATGTCTTAACTTTTTGGAAGTTCCTACATCAGGAACTGTTAAAATTGATGGTCACTATTTTGTAAAACCGAACGAAAAGTTGAACGAAAAACACATCGCCGCTCTTCGAACGGAAATCGGCATGGTTTTTCAACGGTTTAATTTATTTCCGACCATGACCGCAATAGAGAACGTCATGGCTGCACAAATCAAAATTCGTAAAAAATCAAAAGAAGCAGCGCGGAAAACAGCAGAAAAATATTTAAAAAAAGTAGGGTTGTCTGAAAGAATGCATTATTATCCAAGTCAATTGTCTGGAGGGCAACAACAACGTGTTGCGATTGCGCGAGCGCTTGCGATGGAACCGAAAGCGATGCTATTTGATGAAGCAACATCCGCTCTTGATCCGGAGTTAGTTGGTGAAGTATTAAATGTTATCCGTGAACTAGCAGATGAAGGAATGACGATGGTGTTAGTAACTCACGAAATGAAGTTTGCTAAAGAAGTAGCCGATCGAATTATTTTCATGGATGGCGGGGTCATTGTAGAAGAAGGTCATCCACAAGAATTTTTCAGCAGCCCAAAAGAAGAACGGACGAAAGCATTTATTAAGAAGGTAGAGCATTAG